TCGGCAGCCAGGCCAAGGTCTATGAAGGCATGGTGATCGGCGAAAATGCCAAACCGGACGATCTGGAAGTCAATCCGATGAAGTCCAAACAGCTGACCAACTTCCGTTCCACCGGCAAGGACGACGCGATCCGCCTCACCCCGCCGCGCGTGATGACCCTGGAGCAGTCGATCGCTTACATCGACGATGATGAAATGGTCGAAGTAACTCCGGAAAGCATCCGTCTGCGTAAGGCACTGCTGTGCCCGCACGAGCGCAAAAAGGCGAAGCGCAAGATCGAGGCGTAAGCGCTAGCAGACCCTGCGGCCTCCATTGGAGCCAGTTTCGACTTTCGACTGCAAGACGCTTTGTTGAAGCAATCGGCGTTGACCCAGTTGACCTGGCTCCCAAGCAAGCGCAGCTTTGGGCTGGAAGTGCGATTGATTCGACGTGATACGCCTGCATTGGTTGCTCGTCGGTTCGCTGTGTTGGGGGTAGCCACAGGATGAGCAGAGCTACTAGTCCGCGCAGCCATCAGGATGCTGCCGACCCAAAAGACGGGATTCGCGGCGCACTGGCAGTCGAACGGATTGAGTTCGATCCCTGGACTGTGTTGGCATTCCTTTACCCGCTTTCTCAATTGATTGTCTTCGATCTCGTCGGTCAATTGTACCTGCTCGACATTCTTGCGCTGCCGATGCTGGCGCTCTTGCTGACACTTTCAGACGCCGGGGACCGGCTTTACCGGTTGAGGGTGTTCTTCATCTTCATGGGTCTCTGGCTTCTAGGTCAGGTGCTGACGGATCTGGTACGCGGGACGGTTCCGTCAGATTATCTTCGCGGGTGGTCGAGAATTGTCTTCCTGGGCCTGCATGTCTGCGTGCTGTGGCTCTGGCTGCCGCGTCGACGAAGCTACATGATTGCCTTCGCGATCGGCTTGGGCATCGCCTCTGCCTATAATATTCCCGAGGAATTCATCAAAGATGCGTGGAAGTTCGGGTATGACAAAGCCCTTGTTTACTGCTCGCTCGGGCTGCTGCTGGTCATTGCTTTGCGGTACCGGCGTATCCAGTACCTGATACCGGCCGTTCTGGCTCTCTTGAGCCTCTACATTCTGCTTCAAGGGGCGCGTGCTTCCTTCGCCATTGCGCTTTTTTCCTCTGCGGTCGCCGCATTTGTTCTGTTCGTTACCCCGTTCAAGGAATGGCGCAGGAAACTGAATTTCGGTGGCTTTGCGATTATTCTGGTCGGTGGCGCTGCGGTGATCTGGGGCGCGACATTCACTTACACTGCCGCCGCCGAGAATGGCTGGTTAGGCCGCGAAGCCTATTTGAAATACCGTGACCAGACATCAGGTGAAGTGCCGTTGATCCTGGGTGGACGCACCGAGAGCCTGGTATCGGTTCGAGCAATCGCAGACTCGCCAGTTCTGGGACACGGAAGTTGGGCGCGCGATGCGCGCTATGTCGCATTGCATCACTCGATCAAGGTCGAACTGGGTCTACCCATCTTCGACGCCCAGAAGGGCAAGCGCGACCTGATTCCGTCCCACAGCTACCTGCTGGGCTCGTGGGTGGAGGCTGGCGTGCTTGGCGGCTTATTCTGGCTGTTCGTGTTAAGCCTGCCCTTCGCCACGCTCTTCCAGCTACTCAAGCGCGAGGAAGTTCTCGCTCCGCTCATCGCATATTGCTCTTTCGCATTGATTTGGTCGGTCCTTTTCAGCCCGTTCAGCGGGAGTGAACGGTTCCTGGTATCCTTCCAATTGGTCGTCTTGTTCTGGTTCTTGCGGACTGGAGCAATATCGGTTTCCGTCTTTGCTCCATTGCGCGGAAAGCAACGTGGTGCCCAAGGGTTGGCGGGTTGAGCTTCGCAGTACGAGAATTCTGCCGTCGGAACCGGCAATCGATGAAAATTGTCACTGGAATGCCGGGCCATCATGGGCTTTGCGATGGCTAATCTGGATTACCGTGCAGATATTGACGGGTTGCGTGCGCTCGCAGTCAGCGTGGTTGTCCTATTCCATATCGGCAGCCCCGCCTTTCAGGGCGGTTACGTTGGTGTCGACGTCTTCTTCGTGATTTCCGGATACCTGATCACGAAGATTATCGCCGACGAAATGGCCACCGGTCGTTATTCGATCCTGAACTTCTATGAGCGAAGGCTAAGGCGATTGATGCCCTCGCTCTTCGTAGTTGCGGCGATGACATTGCTCGTCGCCGTATTCTTGCTTGCTCCGCAAGAACTGGTCGGCCTCGCCAAGTCGTCGATCGCGACGATGCTGTTCGCGGCCAACATCTTCTTTTTCCGGCAGGAGGGGTATTTCGACGGAGCAGCCGAGCTCAAACCCAACCTGCACATGTGGTCGCTGGCGGTCGAAGAGCAATTCTATCTCGTCTTCCCGGTCGTTCTACTCTTTCTGTACCGCTTTTTCCGGCCGCATGTCCGCGCCTTCATCGGGCTGGCAGTAATACTCTCCCTGTTGGCGAGCGCCTGGGCCACCTATGCTGCCCCCACTTTCAACTTCTATCTTCCGATAACCCGCGCCTGGGAACTTCTTGTAGGATCGCTTCTGGCGCTGGGCGCCTTTCCGGAAGTGCGTTCCCGCTCAGTGCGGGGAGGCCTCGCATTCCTGGGTCTGGGTCTGATCGTCGTGGCGGTACTAGGATTCAGTGCAGCCACTCCCTTCCCGGGTCCATTTGCACTACTCCCGATCTTGGGATCAGCCCTCTTGCTCTGGACCGCGGAAGGTACGCTCATCGGCAGGGCCCTGTCGCTCCGGTCTGTGGTGTATGTCGGGTTGATCTCCTATCCACTCTATCTCGTCCATTGGCCCGCAATCGTGCTATTCAAATTCGCGTATATTGGTGCGGACCTGGGCGATCTCACAATCGGTCAGTCCATCCTGATTGTGATGGTTTCGATTGGCTGCGCATCCCTTCTCTATCACTTTGTCGAAAGGCCCTTTCGCGACCGGAACCGGGTCAGTTCAAAGACCGTGTTCGGAGTTTCGGCTGGCGTGGCGTTTTCGATTGTCGCCATTTCCGGCGCAATAATTGCCCAAAACGGCTTCCCCTCGCGCGGAAGCACGAAGAGTGAAACCACCCAGTCGCTGGAAAAGGAAATTGTTGCATTCCAGGCGAATGATTGCCTGCGGCGCGGATCTACGCCGGCCCCGCATGGCCAGTGCAAGCTGGGCAACATGGAGAGCGAAAGGCATCCGATTGCGCTGCTCTGGGGAGACAGCCAGGCCGCCCACCTTGCACCTGCGATGGAAAGTGCGGGAGCCGAGACCGGGGTCGCAATCCAACAGCACACAAAGGCCGGCTGCCCACCGATTCTCGCGGACGGGTTTTTTCCGGAAAATCGTATGACGTCAGGATGCCCTGCTTTCAATCAAGCGGTCTTGGCCCGGATCGAAGGCGATCAAAGAATCAAAGTCCTTTTCGTCGCTGCACAATGGGAAACCTATCTCGAAGGTCGCGTACTTGCGACGTCAGGTACGTGGCGCGTTGGCACCCGGGATTCCTACGCAACCATCTCCGCCACACTGCACAAACTCGCCGGATTGATGCAAGCGCGTGGCGGAAAGCTGGTCGTGGTCGGCCCGGCACCCACGCCCGTTGTCGATCTGCTGACGTGTATCCGGACGTCGGAATTCCAGGGGCGTGGGCAGTTGCCGTGTCAGTCGTTCGCCGCAGCAGCGAGCCTGAAGAACGCCGCCGATTTTCGGCAATCGATCATTGCTCCCGCTCTTTCGTCTGGTGGAACGCTGGTCGTTATCGATCCGGTATCGCTCTTTTGTGACAATGAAAGATGCGAAGCCACGAGCTCTGGCCGGCCCCTGTTTCTGGACCAGGTGCACTTTTCCGAAACCGGTTCAATCAGGTTACAAGAAGCGATCACGAACGCGCTTGAGCAAGCAAGATGATGATGCACTGCGCCGGTAGCCATCCCGTGCCTGCCCTGTTACCTGCCCGCGCATGACAACAGGCTCCTTCCAGACCGGCACTCTCGTCTCGCTCGC
This is a stretch of genomic DNA from Parerythrobacter jejuensis. It encodes these proteins:
- a CDS encoding acyltransferase family protein, with the protein product MANLDYRADIDGLRALAVSVVVLFHIGSPAFQGGYVGVDVFFVISGYLITKIIADEMATGRYSILNFYERRLRRLMPSLFVVAAMTLLVAVFLLAPQELVGLAKSSIATMLFAANIFFFRQEGYFDGAAELKPNLHMWSLAVEEQFYLVFPVVLLFLYRFFRPHVRAFIGLAVILSLLASAWATYAAPTFNFYLPITRAWELLVGSLLALGAFPEVRSRSVRGGLAFLGLGLIVVAVLGFSAATPFPGPFALLPILGSALLLWTAEGTLIGRALSLRSVVYVGLISYPLYLVHWPAIVLFKFAYIGADLGDLTIGQSILIVMVSIGCASLLYHFVERPFRDRNRVSSKTVFGVSAGVAFSIVAISGAIIAQNGFPSRGSTKSETTQSLEKEIVAFQANDCLRRGSTPAPHGQCKLGNMESERHPIALLWGDSQAAHLAPAMESAGAETGVAIQQHTKAGCPPILADGFFPENRMTSGCPAFNQAVLARIEGDQRIKVLFVAAQWETYLEGRVLATSGTWRVGTRDSYATISATLHKLAGLMQARGGKLVVVGPAPTPVVDLLTCIRTSEFQGRGQLPCQSFAAAASLKNAADFRQSIIAPALSSGGTLVVIDPVSLFCDNERCEATSSGRPLFLDQVHFSETGSIRLQEAITNALEQAR